A region from the uncultured Holophaga sp. genome encodes:
- the lysC gene encoding lysine-sensitive aspartokinase 3, with protein MIVMKFGGSSLADATCMREVADLVKKAMPRSPLVVCSASGKTTNALFSMAKKAEAGQNVEALEELRALIEKHYAIARELFPAGIPDYLEMAVSQLSSELEMMLRGVSLLRELSLRSMDTIASIGERLSTRILAAHMGMEWFDARSVMLTDDTFGCGKPQMAGMKALVLEKLDPKLGAGKAVVTQGYIGASAEGCTTTLGRGGSDYSASLFGYALGAEDIQIWTDVEGVLTCDPRIVPDAQPIAELSFNEAAELAAFGAKVLHPATIQPAVEAGIPVTVRHTRIPNGRFSTITGEVKTGRPVTALATRGPVTVLTVSSPRMLNQSGFLSKLFDVFTRYEISVDLIATAEVSVSMTVEPQVDLDAVVRDISEFATVSVATDRAIVAVVGERLKYTPGMAGPLFGALTGLNIEMISMGANEINMSLVVKLEDASKALQQLHGALVSGGYL; from the coding sequence ATGATCGTCATGAAGTTCGGGGGGTCCTCCCTCGCCGACGCTACCTGCATGCGGGAAGTGGCCGATCTGGTCAAGAAGGCCATGCCCCGCTCCCCCCTGGTGGTGTGCTCCGCCTCCGGCAAGACCACCAACGCCCTCTTCTCCATGGCCAAGAAGGCCGAGGCCGGCCAGAACGTCGAGGCCCTGGAGGAGCTGCGCGCCCTCATCGAGAAGCACTACGCCATCGCCCGGGAGCTCTTCCCCGCGGGCATCCCCGACTACCTGGAAATGGCCGTCTCCCAGCTCTCCAGCGAGCTGGAGATGATGCTCCGGGGTGTCTCCCTCCTCCGCGAGCTCTCCCTGCGCAGCATGGACACCATCGCCAGCATCGGAGAGCGGCTCTCCACCCGCATCCTGGCCGCCCACATGGGCATGGAGTGGTTCGACGCCCGCAGCGTCATGCTCACCGATGACACCTTCGGCTGCGGCAAGCCCCAGATGGCCGGGATGAAGGCCCTGGTCCTGGAGAAGCTGGATCCCAAGCTGGGCGCGGGCAAGGCTGTGGTGACCCAGGGCTACATCGGCGCCAGCGCCGAGGGCTGCACCACCACCCTGGGCCGCGGCGGCAGCGATTACAGCGCCAGCCTCTTCGGCTACGCCCTGGGCGCCGAGGACATCCAGATCTGGACCGATGTGGAGGGTGTGCTCACCTGCGATCCGCGCATCGTCCCGGACGCCCAGCCCATCGCCGAGCTGAGCTTCAACGAGGCCGCCGAGCTGGCCGCCTTCGGGGCCAAGGTCCTCCACCCCGCCACCATCCAGCCCGCCGTGGAGGCCGGGATCCCCGTGACGGTGCGCCACACCCGCATCCCCAATGGCCGCTTCTCCACCATCACCGGCGAGGTCAAGACGGGCCGCCCCGTCACCGCCCTGGCCACCCGGGGCCCCGTCACGGTGCTCACCGTCAGCTCGCCTCGGATGCTCAACCAGAGCGGCTTCCTCTCCAAGCTCTTCGATGTCTTCACCCGCTATGAGATCAGCGTGGACCTCATCGCCACCGCCGAGGTGAGCGTCTCCATGACCGTGGAGCCCCAGGTGGACCTCGACGCCGTCGTACGCGATATCTCCGAGTTCGCCACCGTGAGCGTGGCCACCGACCGGGCCATCGTGGCCGTGGTGGGCGAGCGCCTGAAGTACACCCCCGGCATGGCCGGCCCCCTCTTCGGGGCCCTCACAGGCCTCAACATCGAGATGATCAGCATGGGGGCCAATGAGATCAACATGAGCCTGGTGGTCAAGCTCGAGGATGCCTCCAAGGCCCTCCAGCAGCTCCACGGGGCCCTGGTATCGGGAGGCTACCTGTGA
- a CDS encoding dihydrodipicolinate reductase C-terminal domain-containing protein, with protein sequence MIRVGIFGRGRLGSAIAQALEGAQDIQLVWHIDQGEAPSAPVEVAVAASAAPAIEGHLQWALESGSNLVIGATGWEIPDLAQRVGERIGVLVAPNFSLTVALMGRLATVLGRFAQLDPDLDPYLLEHHHRMKADAPGGTATYLADSVLKGCPRKSSWTMDPNPAPEQLHVSVIRAGAQFGEHTVGLDGSAETLKLTHTARSRALFGRGAVHAIRWAAGRKGLYSFNDFARGVLNPLFDFGDLS encoded by the coding sequence GTGATCCGCGTCGGCATCTTCGGACGGGGCCGCCTCGGCTCCGCCATCGCCCAGGCCCTGGAGGGCGCTCAGGACATCCAACTGGTCTGGCACATCGACCAGGGCGAGGCCCCCTCGGCCCCGGTCGAAGTGGCCGTGGCCGCCAGCGCCGCCCCGGCCATCGAGGGGCACCTGCAGTGGGCCCTGGAGAGCGGCTCCAACCTGGTCATCGGCGCCACCGGCTGGGAGATCCCGGACCTCGCCCAGCGGGTGGGAGAACGCATCGGGGTCCTGGTGGCCCCCAACTTCTCCCTGACCGTCGCCCTCATGGGCCGCCTGGCCACGGTCCTGGGCCGCTTCGCCCAGCTCGACCCCGATCTCGACCCCTACCTGCTGGAGCACCACCACCGGATGAAGGCGGACGCCCCCGGCGGCACCGCCACCTACCTGGCCGACTCGGTGCTGAAGGGCTGCCCCCGCAAGAGCTCCTGGACCATGGATCCCAACCCGGCCCCGGAGCAGCTCCACGTCTCCGTGATCCGCGCCGGGGCCCAGTTCGGTGAGCACACCGTCGGACTGGACGGCTCCGCCGAGACCCTGAAGCTGACCCACACCGCCCGCTCCCGCGCCCTCTTCGGGCGGGGAGCCGTCCACGCCATCCGCTGGGCTGCAGGCAGGAAGGGCCTCTATTCCTTCAATGACTTCGCCAGAGGGGTCCTCAATCCCCTCTTCGATTTTGGAGACCTGTCATGA
- the dapA gene encoding 4-hydroxy-tetrahydrodipicolinate synthase: MSATFRGLCVALATPFTADQQVDLPAFRRLVKHVAEGGADGLWVLGTTGEAPTISESERDTLITATLEEARGKQVVVGTGSNCTHHAAQMTRRAQELGAHGALVVTPYYNKPTQAGIVAHFKAVAEAAPDFPLVAYNVPGRTGTNIAPDTLAKLWEIPQVKAVKESTGNVAQMSQILSNLPEGKALLSGDDYMALTAIALGGAGLVSVIGNALPAETKQLVDLALAGKRQEAAALHARLYALMDALFMESNPIPIKGLLAEMGLCGDAMRLPLLSAQPATRAKLAALLQSLRENA, encoded by the coding sequence ATGAGCGCAACCTTCCGCGGCCTCTGTGTCGCACTGGCCACCCCCTTCACCGCCGACCAGCAGGTCGATCTGCCGGCCTTCCGCCGCCTGGTGAAGCACGTGGCCGAAGGTGGAGCGGATGGCCTCTGGGTCCTCGGCACCACCGGCGAGGCCCCCACCATCAGCGAGTCCGAGCGCGACACCCTCATCACCGCCACCCTGGAGGAGGCCCGGGGCAAGCAGGTGGTGGTGGGCACCGGCTCCAACTGCACCCACCACGCCGCCCAGATGACCCGCCGCGCCCAGGAGCTGGGCGCCCACGGCGCCCTGGTGGTGACCCCCTACTACAACAAGCCCACCCAGGCCGGCATCGTGGCCCACTTCAAGGCCGTGGCGGAGGCCGCCCCGGACTTCCCCCTGGTGGCCTACAACGTGCCCGGACGCACCGGTACCAACATCGCCCCCGACACCCTGGCCAAGCTCTGGGAGATCCCCCAGGTCAAGGCTGTCAAGGAGTCCACCGGCAACGTGGCCCAGATGAGCCAGATCCTGTCCAACCTGCCCGAGGGCAAGGCCCTCCTCTCCGGGGACGACTACATGGCCCTCACCGCCATCGCCCTGGGCGGTGCAGGCCTGGTGAGTGTCATCGGCAACGCCCTGCCCGCCGAGACCAAGCAGCTCGTGGACCTGGCCCTGGCCGGAAAGCGCCAGGAGGCCGCCGCGCTCCACGCCAGGCTCTACGCCCTCATGGACGCCCTCTTCATGGAGAGCAACCCCATCCCCATCAAGGGGCTGCTCGCCGAGATGGGCCTCTGCGGCGACGCCATGCGCCTCCCCCTGCTCTCCGCCCAGCCCGCCACCCGCGCCAAGCTGGCCGCCCTGCTCCAGTCCCTCCGGGAGAATGCCTGA
- a CDS encoding 2,3,4,5-tetrahydropyridine-2,6-dicarboxylate N-succinyltransferase gives MTPAALEAFYSRPMDEIVADAALAQTHQALIAALEAGEIRSASPQADGSWKANVWVKTGILAGFRHTQTAQVPGWPGPSFDRTGFPPRAFKLEDGVRMVPGGSAVRRGAFVSSGVVIMPPAYINVGAFVDAGAMVDSHVLVGSCAQIGKNVHLSAAVQVGGVLEPAGAVPVVVEDEAFVGGGCGLYEGVIVRRRAVLASGVQLTASTVIYDLVNGTTLTREVPEGAVVVPGTRPATGDFAKAHGISLSAPCIVKYRDAKTNAATALEDALR, from the coding sequence ATGACCCCCGCCGCCCTTGAAGCCTTCTACAGCCGCCCCATGGACGAGATCGTGGCCGATGCCGCCCTCGCCCAAACCCACCAGGCCCTCATCGCCGCCCTCGAGGCCGGTGAGATCCGCTCCGCCAGCCCCCAGGCCGATGGTTCCTGGAAGGCCAATGTCTGGGTGAAGACCGGCATCCTGGCAGGCTTCCGCCACACCCAGACCGCCCAGGTCCCCGGCTGGCCCGGCCCCTCCTTCGATCGCACCGGCTTCCCCCCCCGCGCCTTCAAGCTGGAGGACGGCGTGCGCATGGTCCCTGGCGGCAGCGCCGTGCGCCGCGGCGCCTTCGTCTCCTCGGGTGTGGTGATCATGCCCCCCGCCTACATCAACGTGGGTGCCTTTGTGGATGCCGGGGCCATGGTGGACAGCCATGTGCTGGTGGGCAGCTGCGCCCAGATCGGGAAGAACGTCCACCTCAGCGCCGCCGTGCAGGTGGGCGGCGTCCTGGAGCCCGCCGGGGCCGTCCCGGTGGTGGTGGAGGACGAGGCCTTCGTCGGTGGGGGCTGCGGCCTCTACGAAGGCGTCATCGTCCGCAGGCGGGCTGTCCTGGCCTCCGGGGTGCAGCTCACCGCCTCCACGGTGATCTATGACCTGGTCAACGGCACCACCCTCACCCGGGAAGTGCCCGAGGGCGCCGTGGTGGTCCCCGGCACCCGCCCCGCCACCGGCGACTTCGCCAAGGCCCACGGCATCAGCCTCTCGGCCCCCTGCATCGTGAAGTACCGCGATGCCAAGACCAACGCCGCCACCGCCCTGGAGGACGCCCTCCGATGA
- a CDS encoding pyridoxal phosphate-dependent aminotransferase, with protein MKPASRLGHLRPSPIRALSEGAPADAIPMGLGEPGWALPEPGRKAFEQVQGPCAYGPNAGLPELRDAVSAFFGEALDRVMLASGSQGALYALFQAWLEPGDAVLVPDPGFLSYPALAHLAGAEPLPYPMAADFSLDAEAFCEVLDRSPRAKMAILNHPGNPTGAGASREALTRVAEACERRGILLISDEVYRELYLGERPPSLREVTGTGLVLGSVSKAWGGPGLRLGWALGDPKWLNPARLLHAYMVTAPAAPAQRAALALIHESATVLPAARQEIRTRWEAFDGAYRTHFGHAPRQASGGFYHWMAVPQSAQGDPMAFCLRLRDEGRVVVVPGSAFGPGGRNHIRLSFAGQPDAIAEGLRRLAPFWRQA; from the coding sequence ATGAAGCCCGCCTCCCGACTCGGCCACCTGAGGCCCAGCCCCATCCGGGCCCTCAGCGAGGGCGCCCCCGCCGACGCCATCCCCATGGGGCTGGGCGAGCCGGGCTGGGCCCTGCCCGAGCCGGGACGCAAGGCCTTCGAACAGGTGCAGGGCCCTTGCGCCTACGGCCCCAACGCCGGACTGCCGGAGCTCCGGGACGCGGTCTCCGCCTTCTTCGGCGAAGCCCTGGACCGGGTCATGCTGGCTTCGGGCAGCCAGGGGGCCCTCTACGCCCTCTTCCAGGCCTGGCTGGAGCCCGGGGATGCGGTCCTGGTCCCCGACCCCGGCTTCCTCTCCTACCCCGCCCTGGCCCACCTGGCCGGGGCCGAGCCCCTGCCCTACCCCATGGCCGCGGACTTCAGCCTGGATGCCGAGGCCTTCTGCGAGGTCCTGGACCGCAGCCCCCGGGCGAAGATGGCCATCCTCAACCACCCCGGCAACCCCACCGGAGCCGGGGCCAGCCGGGAGGCCCTCACCCGTGTGGCCGAGGCCTGTGAGCGCCGGGGCATCCTGCTGATCTCGGACGAGGTCTACCGGGAGCTCTACCTGGGCGAACGCCCCCCCAGCCTGCGGGAGGTGACCGGCACCGGCCTGGTGCTGGGCTCCGTCAGCAAGGCCTGGGGCGGCCCGGGCCTGCGCCTGGGCTGGGCCCTGGGGGACCCCAAGTGGCTCAACCCCGCCCGCCTGCTCCACGCCTACATGGTCACCGCCCCGGCGGCCCCCGCCCAGCGCGCCGCCCTGGCCCTGATCCACGAGTCCGCCACGGTGCTGCCCGCGGCCCGCCAGGAGATCCGCACTCGCTGGGAGGCCTTCGACGGAGCCTACCGCACCCACTTCGGCCACGCCCCCAGGCAGGCCAGTGGCGGCTTCTACCACTGGATGGCCGTGCCCCAGTCTGCCCAGGGGGACCCCATGGCCTTCTGCCTGCGTCTGCGCGACGAGGGCCGAGTGGTGGTGGTTCCGGGATCCGCCTTCGGCCCCGGGGGCCGCAACCACATCCGACTCAGCTTTGCGGGTCAGCCCGATGCCATCGCCGAAGGGCTCAGGCGTCTGGCACCCTTCTGGAGACAAGCATGA
- a CDS encoding EamA family transporter — protein sequence MPFLLLVSLIWAFSFSFLKRFLGGVPPDVVNAIRLGITALVFLPFLGGWAAERRASLRLMGVGALQLGAMCFCYTRAYGSLQAHEAALATVMTPLYIVLIQGWLERRFRLASLGCALLSVAGTAICLGWGSGMRPGVLGGLVLVQASNLCFAAGQVLFRRLMAGLPGWSSARGFAWCALGGAVLALLAALPVLAVHGLPRLDLHQGMALVYLGAIASGLGFFLWNVGARRVNTTFLAVMNDLKIPLAILVALLVFRERVHGGRLALGGSLVVLAGWLGGRLG from the coding sequence ATGCCTTTTCTCCTGCTGGTCTCGCTGATCTGGGCCTTCTCCTTCAGTTTCCTCAAGCGTTTCCTGGGCGGGGTCCCGCCGGATGTGGTCAACGCCATCCGGCTGGGCATCACCGCTCTGGTCTTCCTGCCCTTTCTGGGAGGATGGGCTGCGGAGCGGCGGGCCTCCCTGCGCCTGATGGGGGTGGGGGCGCTCCAACTGGGGGCCATGTGCTTTTGCTACACACGGGCCTACGGAAGCCTCCAGGCCCATGAGGCGGCCCTGGCAACGGTCATGACCCCGCTCTACATCGTGTTGATCCAGGGATGGCTGGAGCGCCGCTTCCGCTTGGCCTCCCTGGGCTGCGCCCTCCTCTCGGTGGCGGGGACGGCCATCTGTCTCGGCTGGGGAAGCGGGATGCGTCCGGGGGTGCTGGGGGGGCTGGTCCTGGTGCAGGCCTCCAACCTCTGCTTTGCGGCGGGCCAGGTCCTCTTCCGTCGGCTCATGGCGGGGCTCCCGGGCTGGAGCAGCGCCAGGGGCTTCGCCTGGTGCGCCCTCGGAGGGGCGGTGCTGGCCCTCCTGGCGGCCCTGCCGGTGCTTGCCGTCCACGGACTGCCCCGTCTGGACCTGCACCAGGGCATGGCCCTGGTCTACCTGGGGGCCATCGCCTCGGGGTTGGGCTTCTTCCTGTGGAATGTGGGCGCCCGGCGGGTCAATACGACCTTCCTGGCCGTGATGAACGATCTGAAGATCCCCCTGGCCATCCTGGTGGCCCTGCTGGTCTTCCGGGAGCGGGTCCACGGGGGGCGCCTGGCCCTGGGGGGCAGTCTGGTGGTTCTGGCCGGATGGCTGGGGGGGCGCCTGGGATGA
- a CDS encoding type IV pilus twitching motility protein PilT, with product MHINELLTTVVDLGGSDLHLKVGNHPIARVKGRLTPLTQFKKLVQEDTIAMAYSIMASERQKAKFKENLDLDIAYSVPALGRFRCNIFNQRGTVGLVLRVIPRRIFSIEDLMLPKVLNKICEEQRGLVLVTGTTGSGKSTSLAAMIDLINATRSEHILTIEDPIEYLHRDNLSIVNQREVEADCKSFATALRAALRQDPDVILVGEMRDYETIETAIHAAETGHLVFSTLHTLDATETINRIISVFPPHHQKQVRLQLSQVLKAVISQRLVPRADGQGRVPAVEVLVATETVKACIEDKEKTKGLKDVISQGTSQYGMQTFDQSLYFLLSEGLITVEEALKRATNVGEFKLKLEGIASTSDMSRSSMERGMSISSGMGRESGGSLAPQAAAPTRVPPPPPAPAQNAQPGNQQPPLPPDFKIPLGR from the coding sequence ATGCACATCAACGAACTGCTCACGACCGTGGTCGACCTGGGCGGATCGGACCTTCACCTCAAGGTGGGCAACCACCCCATCGCCCGTGTGAAGGGGCGGCTCACCCCCCTGACCCAGTTCAAGAAGCTGGTGCAGGAGGACACCATCGCCATGGCCTACAGCATCATGGCCTCGGAGCGGCAGAAGGCCAAGTTCAAGGAGAACCTGGACCTGGACATCGCCTACTCGGTACCCGCCCTGGGACGCTTCCGCTGCAACATCTTCAACCAGCGCGGCACCGTGGGCCTGGTGCTGCGCGTCATCCCCCGGCGCATCTTCAGCATCGAGGACCTCATGCTGCCCAAGGTCCTCAACAAGATCTGCGAGGAACAGCGCGGCCTGGTCCTGGTCACCGGCACCACCGGCTCAGGCAAGTCCACCTCCCTGGCGGCCATGATCGACCTGATCAATGCCACCCGCAGCGAGCACATCCTGACCATCGAGGACCCCATCGAGTATCTCCACCGAGACAACCTCTCCATCGTCAACCAGCGGGAGGTGGAGGCCGACTGCAAGAGCTTCGCCACGGCCCTGCGCGCCGCCCTGCGCCAGGACCCCGATGTGATCCTGGTGGGTGAGATGCGCGACTACGAGACCATCGAGACCGCCATCCACGCCGCGGAGACCGGCCACCTGGTCTTCTCCACCCTCCACACCCTGGATGCCACGGAGACCATCAACCGCATCATCTCCGTCTTCCCCCCCCATCACCAGAAGCAGGTCCGCCTCCAGCTCTCCCAGGTCCTCAAGGCCGTCATCAGCCAGCGCCTGGTGCCCCGGGCCGACGGCCAGGGCCGGGTCCCCGCCGTCGAGGTCCTGGTGGCCACGGAGACCGTCAAGGCCTGCATCGAGGACAAGGAGAAGACCAAGGGCCTGAAGGATGTCATCTCCCAGGGCACCAGCCAGTACGGCATGCAGACCTTCGACCAGAGCCTCTACTTCCTGCTCAGCGAAGGCCTCATCACCGTGGAGGAGGCCCTGAAGCGGGCCACCAACGTCGGCGAGTTCAAGCTCAAGCTGGAGGGCATCGCCTCCACCTCCGACATGTCCCGCAGCAGCATGGAGCGCGGCATGTCCATCAGCTCCGGCATGGGCCGGGAATCCGGCGGCTCCCTGGCGCCCCAGGCCGCCGCTCCCACCCGGGTCCCCCCTCCCCCACCGGCGCCCGCCCAGAACGCCCAGCCCGGCAATCAGCAGCCCCCCCTCCCCCCTGATTTCAAGATCCCCCTGGGGCGCTGA
- a CDS encoding TolC family protein gives MGCIRARHLWPLGLLLSPTILGAQTPQASLTLREAIQRALEQNPQVQQSLLALAASGEDRKMAAAALLPQVSASAMTVRNKYNLHAQMGMAVDSFPQEVGPYHWTQAGLEAQATLFDLSTWERWRAARHAEDSAKADTRTTREEVAALVVGSYLQGLRADASVKASRSRIELAQALEKLAENQQQQGIGTKLDTLRAQVRLQAERQTLIQAEVQARTARLALVRLLGLEPGTQLELKDTLATPDLPREDADTAYRQSLESRPELQSLEARQKAADALKASASGLRLPTVVASGSYGATAFQGESSTHTYSLGLSVKVPLFTGGLVSARIAKAEAELNQVKEARRDLEARVGYEVRTARMEVEAARNEVAVADQAAGLAEEALVQARHRFEAGVSNNIELINAQDDLAKANENQIGALYRLNQYRADLAKAEGRLETLFAR, from the coding sequence ATGGGATGCATCCGAGCCAGGCATTTGTGGCCTTTGGGGTTGCTCCTCTCGCCCACGATCCTGGGCGCCCAGACGCCCCAGGCCAGCCTGACCCTGCGGGAGGCGATCCAGAGGGCCCTGGAGCAGAATCCCCAAGTCCAGCAGTCCCTCCTGGCCCTGGCCGCCAGCGGCGAGGATCGCAAGATGGCCGCCGCCGCCCTCCTGCCCCAGGTCTCCGCCTCGGCCATGACGGTGCGCAACAAGTACAACCTCCACGCCCAGATGGGCATGGCGGTGGACAGCTTCCCCCAGGAAGTGGGCCCCTACCACTGGACCCAGGCGGGGCTCGAGGCCCAGGCCACCCTCTTTGATCTGAGCACCTGGGAGCGCTGGCGGGCCGCCCGCCACGCCGAGGACTCCGCCAAGGCGGATACCCGCACCACCCGGGAAGAGGTCGCCGCCCTCGTGGTGGGCTCCTACCTGCAGGGCCTCCGGGCGGACGCCTCCGTGAAGGCCTCCCGCTCCCGCATCGAGCTGGCTCAGGCTCTGGAAAAGCTCGCCGAGAACCAGCAGCAGCAGGGCATCGGCACCAAGCTGGACACCCTGAGGGCCCAGGTGAGGCTGCAGGCCGAACGCCAGACCCTCATCCAGGCAGAAGTCCAGGCCCGCACCGCCCGTCTGGCCCTGGTGCGCCTCCTGGGCCTGGAGCCCGGGACCCAGCTTGAGCTGAAGGACACCCTGGCCACCCCCGATCTCCCCCGGGAGGACGCTGACACAGCCTACCGCCAGAGCCTTGAGAGCCGGCCTGAGCTCCAGTCCCTGGAGGCCCGCCAGAAAGCAGCGGACGCCCTCAAGGCCTCTGCCTCGGGGCTGCGCCTGCCCACGGTGGTCGCCTCCGGCTCCTACGGTGCCACGGCCTTCCAAGGCGAGAGCAGCACCCACACTTACAGCCTTGGGCTTTCCGTCAAGGTGCCCCTCTTCACCGGAGGCCTGGTCTCGGCCCGCATCGCCAAGGCCGAGGCCGAGCTCAACCAGGTCAAGGAGGCCCGTCGCGACCTGGAGGCCCGGGTGGGCTACGAGGTCCGCACCGCCCGGATGGAAGTGGAAGCCGCCCGCAACGAGGTCGCCGTGGCGGACCAGGCCGCCGGACTGGCCGAGGAGGCCCTGGTCCAGGCCCGGCACCGCTTCGAGGCCGGTGTGAGCAACAACATCGAGCTCATCAACGCCCAGGACGATCTGGCCAAGGCCAATGAGAACCAGATCGGGGCCCTCTACCGCCTCAACCAGTACCGCGCCGACCTGGCCAAGGCCGAAGGCCGCCTGGAAACCCTTTTCGCACGCTGA
- a CDS encoding HlyD family secretion protein → MSTEPAEASRPEAPTPSKAMKALKIAVPLVILAGLGMYFHYRNRVSTDDAQVDGHLVPVSSKVYGHVGKVLVADNQEVKAGDALVELDPADTQAKVDQARAALAEAEAQVAAAQAEEARANVALSQAQGADLEAAQASVDAKRSTFDKAKADYQRMTPLAKRQEISALAYDAYRNQAEVSEGEYKIAQRRLSSQRQEVTSRKASVSAATARITQARAGVELAKANLAALELQLGYTHITAPVDGVVTRKLVESGQVLQPGQGLMTLIPLHQVWVTANFKETQLAKVHPGQDAEVKVDMNGMVLKAKVDSIAGSTGARMSLLPPENAVGNFVKVVQRIPVKIRIDDEEARKVILRPGMNVDATILTNK, encoded by the coding sequence ATGAGCACCGAGCCCGCCGAGGCCAGCCGCCCCGAGGCCCCCACCCCCTCCAAGGCCATGAAGGCCCTCAAGATCGCCGTCCCCCTCGTCATCCTGGCGGGACTCGGCATGTACTTCCACTACCGCAACCGCGTCAGCACCGATGACGCGCAGGTGGACGGCCACCTGGTGCCGGTCTCCAGCAAGGTCTACGGGCACGTGGGCAAGGTGCTGGTCGCCGACAACCAGGAGGTCAAGGCCGGCGACGCCCTGGTGGAGCTGGATCCCGCCGACACCCAGGCCAAGGTGGACCAGGCCCGGGCCGCCCTGGCCGAAGCCGAGGCCCAGGTGGCCGCCGCCCAGGCCGAAGAGGCCCGGGCCAACGTCGCCCTGTCCCAGGCCCAGGGCGCAGACCTGGAGGCCGCCCAGGCCTCGGTGGACGCCAAGCGCTCCACCTTCGACAAGGCCAAGGCCGACTACCAGCGCATGACCCCCCTGGCCAAGCGGCAGGAGATCTCGGCCCTGGCCTACGACGCCTATCGGAACCAGGCGGAGGTGAGCGAGGGTGAATACAAGATCGCCCAGCGCCGCCTGAGCTCCCAGCGCCAGGAGGTCACCAGCCGGAAGGCCTCGGTCAGCGCCGCGACGGCCCGCATCACCCAGGCCCGGGCCGGAGTGGAGCTGGCCAAGGCCAACCTCGCCGCCCTGGAGCTCCAACTCGGCTACACCCACATCACCGCCCCCGTGGATGGCGTCGTCACCCGCAAGCTGGTGGAGAGCGGACAGGTCCTGCAGCCCGGCCAGGGCCTCATGACCCTCATCCCCCTGCACCAGGTCTGGGTCACCGCCAACTTCAAGGAGACCCAGCTGGCCAAGGTCCACCCCGGCCAGGACGCCGAGGTCAAGGTCGACATGAACGGCATGGTGCTCAAGGCCAAGGTGGACTCCATCGCGGGCTCCACCGGCGCCCGCATGAGCCTGCTGCCCCCCGAGAACGCCGTGGGCAACTTCGTGAAGGTCGTCCAGCGCATCCCTGTGAAGATCCGCATCGATGATGAGGAGGCCCGCAAGGTCATCCTCCGCCCCGGCATGAACGTCGACGCCACCATCCTGACGAACAAGTAG